The Pseudofrankia inefficax genome window below encodes:
- a CDS encoding type IV toxin-antitoxin system AbiEi family antitoxin domain-containing protein: protein MTDLERRRLEDLALAESLRVARRQDGMITREQALEAGLTDGRLRGLVRSGTWSRPGRTTYLVPGADAVRGKARAAIHRRPDAVVCGITAARLAGLDALALSGPAEPVHLLVSHRNARVAVPGVVFHVGEIEARDVHSLAGIPVTSPARTLADLTLALDRMRAISALDAGLRAGWVPDMGPVLAQLFGRSGAVARRPWLREVDSRSESPLETHVRLIVTDAGLRPEELQYRIFNEGGGFVARVDMAWPSRGVCVEADGVGYHSDPAPAYRDRDRQNALVRLHWRVQRVTWWDVERRPGWIVAQVAGLLAAVQEFF, encoded by the coding sequence GTGACGGATCTTGAACGCCGGCGGCTGGAGGATCTGGCCCTTGCCGAGTCACTCCGGGTGGCCCGCCGGCAGGACGGAATGATCACCCGGGAGCAGGCGCTGGAGGCCGGGCTCACCGACGGCCGGCTCAGGGGGCTGGTCCGCTCGGGCACCTGGTCGCGACCGGGGCGGACGACCTATCTCGTGCCCGGCGCGGACGCGGTCCGGGGGAAGGCGCGCGCGGCGATCCACCGGCGCCCGGACGCAGTGGTGTGCGGCATCACGGCGGCCCGGCTGGCTGGTCTGGACGCACTCGCGTTGTCTGGGCCCGCGGAGCCCGTCCACCTGTTGGTCAGCCACCGGAACGCGCGGGTCGCCGTTCCGGGGGTCGTGTTCCATGTCGGTGAGATCGAGGCGCGTGACGTCCACAGCCTGGCCGGAATCCCAGTGACGTCACCGGCCCGGACGCTGGCCGACCTCACGCTCGCCCTTGACCGGATGCGGGCGATCTCGGCGCTCGACGCCGGGCTGCGGGCGGGCTGGGTTCCTGACATGGGACCGGTGCTGGCCCAGTTGTTCGGCCGGTCTGGAGCCGTTGCTCGGCGTCCCTGGCTCCGGGAGGTCGACTCGCGGTCCGAATCGCCTCTTGAGACCCACGTTCGGCTGATCGTGACCGATGCGGGCCTTCGTCCGGAGGAACTGCAGTATCGGATCTTCAATGAAGGTGGCGGGTTCGTAGCCCGGGTCGACATGGCCTGGCCGTCGCGAGGGGTGTGCGTCGAGGCCGACGGCGTGGGATATCACTCCGATCCCGCGCCTGCCTACCGCGACCGTGATCGACAGAACGCGCTGGTCAGGCTTCATTGGCGTGTGCAGCGGGTGACCTGGTGGGACGTCGAACGCCGGCCCGGCTGGATCGTCGCCCAGGTCGCCGGCCTGTTGGCCGCGGTGCAGGAATTCTTCTAG
- a CDS encoding MFS transporter: MEVVASGIVTTSESAALNGTGSRLRGAAAPPGDAEVRGDSYKWTVLINTTIGILMATVNASILLIALPDIFRGIGIDPLAPGNTSYFLWILMGFMLVTSVLVVSLGRVGDMFGRVRCYNLGFAVFTAASILLAVTWMHGDAAALWIIIVRVVQGVGGAMLMANSSAIITDAFPANERGFAIGVNGVAAISGSFLGLLIGGLLAPIEWHLVFIVSVPFGVFGTVWAYVKLKDNGVRTPARIDWWGNLTFAAGLISVLVGIVYGLQPYGGHTMGWTNPWVLTAMIGGVAVLILFCFIETRVSDPMFALELFKNRGFTMGVIAGLLGALARGGLQFMLIIWLQGIWLPLHGYSFERTPLWAGIYMIPMTVGFLISGPIAGRLSDRYGARPFATVGMLVSAAGFGIFDVIPIDFNYIGFALALMLIGMSMGLFAAPNTAAVMNGLPPNRRGAGAGMLNTFQNSAQVLSIGVFFTVIGLGLAASLPHTLFSGLAAQGVPAAKAHEIAGIPPVGSLFAAFLGYNPIQQLIGSSTLSTLPPDRASYLTGQEFFPHLISGPFGDGLHLAFAFAALACVIGAVVSWLRGGTEQPVHRSLAAETAAGLAGAGDAAAGEAGAGGVGGVDPAEATDAAGAMGLPAANRAT, from the coding sequence ATGGAGGTAGTAGCGTCGGGGATCGTGACGACGTCGGAGAGCGCAGCGCTGAACGGGACCGGGTCACGACTACGGGGTGCGGCGGCCCCGCCGGGAGACGCGGAGGTCCGCGGCGACAGCTACAAGTGGACCGTGCTGATCAACACGACCATCGGCATCCTGATGGCCACGGTGAACGCGTCGATCCTGCTGATCGCGTTGCCGGACATCTTCCGCGGGATCGGCATCGATCCGCTGGCTCCGGGCAACACCTCGTACTTCCTGTGGATCCTGATGGGCTTCATGCTCGTCACGTCGGTGCTGGTGGTGAGCCTGGGCCGGGTCGGCGACATGTTCGGCCGGGTGCGCTGTTACAACCTGGGCTTCGCGGTGTTCACGGCGGCGTCGATCCTGCTGGCCGTCACCTGGATGCACGGCGACGCGGCGGCACTGTGGATCATCATTGTCCGGGTCGTGCAGGGCGTCGGCGGCGCGATGCTGATGGCCAACTCCTCGGCGATCATCACGGACGCGTTCCCGGCGAACGAGCGGGGCTTCGCCATCGGCGTCAACGGAGTCGCCGCGATCTCGGGGTCGTTCCTCGGGCTGCTGATCGGCGGTCTGCTCGCCCCGATCGAATGGCACCTGGTCTTCATCGTCTCGGTGCCTTTCGGCGTCTTCGGCACCGTGTGGGCGTACGTGAAGCTCAAGGACAACGGCGTGCGGACCCCGGCCAGGATCGACTGGTGGGGCAACCTGACCTTCGCCGCCGGGCTCATCTCTGTGCTGGTCGGCATCGTCTACGGCCTGCAGCCGTATGGCGGGCACACGATGGGCTGGACGAACCCGTGGGTGCTCACGGCGATGATCGGCGGCGTCGCCGTGCTGATCCTGTTCTGCTTCATCGAGACCCGGGTCAGCGACCCGATGTTCGCCCTGGAGCTGTTCAAGAACCGTGGCTTCACCATGGGCGTGATCGCCGGCCTGCTGGGGGCGCTCGCCCGCGGTGGCCTGCAGTTCATGCTGATCATCTGGTTGCAGGGCATCTGGCTGCCGCTGCACGGCTACAGCTTCGAGCGGACGCCGCTGTGGGCAGGCATCTACATGATCCCGATGACGGTCGGCTTCCTGATCTCCGGGCCGATCGCCGGGCGGCTGTCCGACCGCTATGGCGCCCGGCCCTTCGCGACCGTCGGCATGCTCGTGAGCGCGGCCGGCTTCGGGATCTTCGACGTCATCCCGATCGACTTCAACTACATCGGGTTCGCCCTCGCTCTGATGCTCATCGGGATGTCGATGGGCCTGTTCGCGGCCCCGAACACCGCGGCCGTGATGAACGGCCTGCCGCCGAACCGGCGGGGCGCAGGCGCCGGGATGCTCAACACGTTCCAGAACTCCGCGCAGGTGCTCTCGATCGGCGTCTTCTTCACGGTGATCGGCCTGGGCCTGGCGGCCTCGCTGCCGCACACGCTGTTCTCGGGTCTGGCCGCGCAGGGGGTGCCGGCCGCGAAGGCGCACGAGATCGCCGGCATTCCGCCGGTCGGCAGCCTCTTCGCCGCGTTCCTCGGCTACAACCCGATCCAGCAGCTGATCGGCTCGTCGACGCTGTCGACCCTCCCGCCGGACCGGGCCAGCTACCTGACCGGGCAGGAGTTCTTCCCCCACCTGATCTCCGGCCCGTTCGGCGACGGACTGCACCTCGCGTTCGCGTTCGCGGCGCTCGCCTGCGTGATCGGCGCGGTGGTCTCCTGGCTGCGCGGCGGCACCGAGCAGCCCGTGCATCGCTCGCTCGCCGCGGAGACGGCCGCGGGCCTGGCCGGCGCGGGTGACGCCGCCGCGGGGGAGGCCGGGGCCGGTGGCGTGGGCGGCGTCGACCCGGCCGAGGCGACGGACGCGGCCGGCGCGATGGGGCTGCCGGCCGCGAACCGGGCGACATGA
- a CDS encoding MerR family transcriptional regulator — protein MTDSGTIAAVRGDQAGGPALAGSPGADATGAADGATNPAAVGAAAEPALLAIGPASREVGVSVRSLRYYEEMGLLTPSGRTSGGNRLYGPDDLARVRRIRELQQLLGFNLDEVRAILGHEDRLARVRQDWAVASTEDRVSLLDEAREVYLNLRDQVEGKIKGLVSFRDELDARVARNDRLRETLPG, from the coding sequence ATGACGGACAGTGGGACGATCGCCGCCGTTCGCGGCGACCAGGCCGGCGGCCCGGCCTTAGCCGGGAGTCCCGGTGCTGACGCGACTGGCGCGGCTGACGGCGCGACCAACCCCGCCGCCGTCGGCGCGGCCGCGGAGCCGGCCCTGCTCGCGATCGGGCCGGCGTCCCGGGAGGTCGGCGTCTCGGTGCGCTCGCTGCGGTACTACGAGGAGATGGGCCTGCTCACCCCATCAGGGCGGACCAGCGGAGGGAACCGGCTCTACGGCCCGGACGACCTGGCCCGGGTCCGCCGCATCCGGGAGCTGCAGCAGCTGCTCGGCTTCAACCTGGACGAGGTACGCGCCATCCTCGGCCACGAGGACCGGCTGGCCCGGGTCCGCCAGGACTGGGCGGTGGCGAGCACCGAGGACCGGGTCAGCCTGCTGGACGAGGCCCGCGAGGTGTACCTGAACCTGCGCGACCAGGTCGAAGGCAAGATCAAGGGCCTGGTCTCGTTCCGCGACGAGCTGGACGCCCGCGTCGCCCGCAACGACCGGCTCCGGGAGACCCTCCCCGGCTGA
- a CDS encoding methyltransferase domain-containing protein encodes MTAPTAGDFDYETHGGGYALRRRTDPRIAAFVHAALGEARTVVNVGAGAGSYEPVGRCVVAVEPSARMRAQRLTGRAQVVAAVAEALPFADGAFAAAMATNTVHQWADLERGLCELRRVSRGPVVLLTFDGDAFDRNWLVEYVPELVAYEQRRMPSIGRIVAALGGTTVVTPVPVPADCCDGFIEAFLGRPECFLDPTIRRAQSPWVFIGPEIVARGVAQLRADLVSGAWDRRHAALRLQNEFTGALRLITAYP; translated from the coding sequence GTGACCGCCCCGACGGCCGGCGACTTCGACTACGAGACCCATGGCGGCGGCTACGCGCTGCGCCGGCGGACCGACCCGCGCATCGCCGCTTTCGTGCATGCCGCCCTGGGTGAGGCGCGCACGGTCGTCAACGTGGGGGCCGGGGCCGGCTCCTACGAGCCGGTGGGCCGGTGCGTCGTCGCGGTCGAGCCGTCGGCCCGGATGCGGGCCCAGCGCCTCACCGGCCGGGCCCAGGTCGTCGCCGCGGTCGCGGAGGCGCTGCCGTTCGCCGACGGCGCGTTCGCCGCGGCGATGGCGACGAACACGGTTCATCAGTGGGCCGACCTGGAACGGGGCCTGTGTGAGCTGCGCCGGGTCAGCCGCGGCCCGGTCGTCCTGCTCACCTTCGACGGCGACGCCTTCGACCGGAACTGGCTCGTCGAGTACGTCCCCGAGCTGGTCGCCTACGAGCAGCGCCGGATGCCCTCGATCGGGCGCATCGTGGCGGCTCTCGGCGGTACGACGGTGGTCACGCCCGTACCGGTGCCAGCCGACTGCTGCGACGGCTTCATCGAGGCCTTCCTCGGCCGGCCCGAATGCTTCCTCGACCCGACGATCCGGCGAGCCCAGTCCCCGTGGGTCTTCATCGGGCCCGAGATCGTGGCCCGTGGCGTGGCCCAGCTGCGCGCCGACCTGGTGTCCGGCGCCTGGGACCGCCGCCACGCCGCGCTGCGGCTGCAGAACGAGTTCACCGGCGCGCTGCGCCTGATCACCGCCTACCCATAG
- a CDS encoding isopenicillin N synthase family dioxygenase: MGSARTSHGTLDVPVIDLSGYRRGEPAAARALAAAVDDAARTVGFMQVVGHGIPAGTEAGLTAALDTFFALPMATKLASRPASTAVNRGYSPPRSERLSHSLGVYSPADLFEAFNVGIEAGEYPGLGLPASYYADNIWPAGAAGFRAGVERWFAAARQLAETLTGVFALALGLPAGYFDAFQSHSLDVLRMNNYLVPGDVTLEEGQVGMGAHTDYGIVTILWADPVPGLQILDRAGRWHDVLPAPGALLVNLGDLLARWTNDRWVSTMHRVVPPRDAGGRLVRRRSAAYFHDGDVDAVIACLPGCATPDNPARYEPVTVADHLTAKLTGSRGLVLNAAATHEAARLRPTD, translated from the coding sequence ATGGGTTCGGCCAGGACGAGTCACGGGACGCTCGACGTCCCGGTGATCGATCTTTCCGGGTACCGGCGCGGCGAGCCGGCGGCCGCCAGGGCCCTCGCGGCGGCGGTCGACGACGCCGCGCGCACGGTCGGGTTCATGCAGGTCGTCGGCCACGGGATCCCGGCGGGGACCGAGGCCGGCCTGACCGCCGCGCTGGACACCTTCTTCGCGCTGCCGATGGCGACGAAGCTCGCCAGCCGGCCGGCGTCGACGGCGGTCAACCGCGGCTACAGCCCGCCCCGCTCGGAGCGCCTCAGCCACAGTCTCGGCGTCTACTCCCCCGCGGACCTGTTCGAGGCCTTCAACGTCGGCATCGAGGCCGGTGAGTACCCCGGCCTCGGCCTGCCGGCGAGCTACTACGCGGACAACATCTGGCCGGCCGGGGCGGCCGGCTTCCGGGCCGGCGTCGAGAGGTGGTTCGCCGCCGCGCGCCAGCTCGCCGAGACGCTGACGGGGGTCTTCGCGCTCGCCCTCGGGCTGCCGGCCGGCTATTTCGACGCCTTTCAGTCGCATTCGCTCGACGTGCTGCGGATGAACAACTACCTGGTCCCGGGCGACGTCACCCTCGAGGAGGGCCAGGTCGGCATGGGCGCCCATACCGACTACGGGATCGTGACGATCCTGTGGGCCGACCCGGTGCCCGGCCTGCAGATCCTCGACCGGGCCGGCCGGTGGCACGATGTGCTGCCCGCCCCGGGCGCGCTGCTGGTGAACCTGGGCGACCTGCTGGCCCGCTGGACCAACGACCGCTGGGTCTCGACCATGCACCGCGTGGTCCCGCCCCGCGATGCCGGCGGGCGGCTGGTCCGCCGCCGCTCGGCCGCCTACTTCCACGACGGGGACGTCGACGCCGTGATCGCCTGTCTTCCCGGCTGCGCCACACCCGACAACCCGGCCCGCTACGAGCCGGTCACCGTCGCCGACCATCTGACGGCCAAGCTCACCGGCTCCCGCGGCCTCGTCCTCAACGCCGCCGCCACTCATGAGGCCGCCCGGCTGCGCCCGACGGACTGA
- a CDS encoding siderophore-interacting protein, with protein sequence MDATTPAPTARPARSSRNPLARVLHRAQVAAVEQLAARTRRITLTGDALAGLDWTPGQHVSVVLADPSVPGSWLRSPRDLKRTYSVWDYAPDGRLDLAVYDHGGDGPGARWAREAAAGRGVLVKGPEGHLVAQPDAPYHVFAGDDTAAVAFGAILRALPATAPVFGAVEHDTPGDALPLPRRDELTFVYREGAPAADSPRLPAALADLPLPAEPGVAYLAGEARAIQSARRHLVEERGWPRRNVVTHPFWTPGRRGMD encoded by the coding sequence ATGGACGCGACAACCCCCGCCCCGACGGCGCGGCCCGCCCGCTCGTCGCGCAACCCGCTGGCCCGCGTGCTACACCGGGCGCAGGTGGCGGCCGTCGAGCAGCTGGCCGCCCGCACCCGCCGGATCACGCTGACCGGCGACGCCCTGGCCGGGCTGGACTGGACGCCCGGCCAGCACGTGAGCGTCGTGCTCGCCGACCCTTCGGTGCCCGGCTCCTGGCTGCGCAGCCCGCGGGACCTCAAGCGCACCTACTCGGTGTGGGACTACGCCCCCGACGGCCGGCTCGACCTGGCCGTCTACGACCACGGCGGCGACGGCCCCGGCGCCCGGTGGGCCCGCGAGGCCGCCGCCGGCCGCGGCGTCCTGGTCAAGGGCCCGGAGGGGCACCTCGTGGCCCAGCCCGACGCGCCGTACCACGTGTTCGCCGGGGATGACACCGCGGCGGTCGCCTTCGGCGCGATCCTGCGGGCCCTGCCCGCGACGGCGCCCGTGTTCGGAGCGGTCGAGCACGACACCCCGGGCGACGCGCTGCCGCTGCCGCGACGCGACGAGCTGACCTTCGTCTACCGCGAGGGCGCGCCAGCCGCCGACTCGCCACGGCTGCCGGCCGCGCTCGCCGACCTGCCGCTGCCGGCCGAGCCCGGCGTCGCCTACCTGGCCGGTGAGGCCCGCGCGATCCAGAGTGCGCGCCGGCATCTGGTCGAGGAACGCGGCTGGCCGCGCCGCAACGTCGTCACCCACCCGTTCTGGACACCGGGACGCCGTGGCATGGACTGA
- a CDS encoding helix-turn-helix domain-containing protein: MTPSEPTRAVYVRMPDKLAQKLDKAAERFGVSKRDLLATLVSDHLDIEGDEIVFRPHGRDGNSQGRHEGAPRPPRPGDLWRKRSGADDQDADAAGPKVRMSKAAAPEPEAPAAPVSEVLTLEEAAELVRVPVDDLRALVESGELPARRIGESWRLTRTAVLAWLAGPGPAPAG, encoded by the coding sequence ATGACCCCGTCCGAACCGACCAGGGCCGTCTACGTCCGGATGCCGGACAAGCTCGCGCAGAAGCTCGACAAGGCCGCGGAGCGCTTCGGCGTCAGCAAGCGCGACCTGCTCGCCACGCTGGTCTCCGACCATCTCGACATCGAGGGCGACGAGATCGTCTTCCGTCCGCACGGCCGGGACGGCAACAGCCAGGGCAGGCACGAGGGCGCGCCTCGGCCCCCGCGCCCGGGTGACCTGTGGCGCAAGCGTTCCGGCGCCGACGACCAGGACGCCGACGCGGCCGGGCCGAAGGTGCGGATGAGCAAGGCCGCGGCGCCCGAACCGGAGGCGCCCGCCGCGCCGGTGAGCGAGGTGCTGACGCTCGAGGAGGCCGCGGAGCTGGTGCGCGTCCCCGTCGACGACCTACGCGCGCTGGTCGAGTCCGGCGAGCTTCCCGCTCGTCGCATCGGCGAGTCCTGGCGTCTCACCCGCACCGCGGTCCTCGCCTGGCTGGCCGGCCCCGGCCCGGCCCCGGCCGGCTGA
- a CDS encoding DUF202 domain-containing protein, with amino-acid sequence MTDRLEHPTEVLDSGMQSERTYLAWQRTGLGFAANGALLLHAALDGRTPLVVPGLIALVVTALLVGRAQVRYRSTVAAIRRERSPEDHRALAVTAALTTALCVTGLVAILLR; translated from the coding sequence ATGACCGACCGGCTGGAGCACCCCACCGAGGTCCTCGACTCCGGGATGCAGAGCGAGCGCACCTATCTGGCCTGGCAGCGCACCGGCCTCGGCTTCGCCGCCAACGGCGCCCTGCTGCTGCACGCCGCCCTCGACGGCCGGACGCCGCTGGTCGTCCCCGGGCTGATCGCCCTGGTCGTGACGGCCCTGCTCGTCGGCCGGGCCCAGGTGCGCTACCGCTCGACCGTGGCCGCGATCCGCCGTGAGCGCTCCCCCGAGGACCACCGCGCCCTGGCGGTCACGGCCGCCCTGACGACCGCTCTGTGCGTCACCGGACTCGTCGCGATCCTGCTGCGCTGA
- a CDS encoding YidH family protein: MDWLRRLAGQTGGRKPPVHTVGTDPDYRFSLANERTFLAWIRTALALLAGGIAVVQIVPSFSIGWARHILGIALIVLAILIAATSYTRWERRERAIREGAPLPPSLLPRLVGLGISAVMISAMVFILVDVARGRR, encoded by the coding sequence GTGGACTGGCTGCGGCGGCTCGCCGGACAGACCGGCGGCAGGAAGCCGCCCGTGCACACCGTCGGCACCGACCCGGACTATCGGTTCAGCCTGGCGAACGAACGCACCTTTCTGGCCTGGATCCGCACCGCGCTGGCGCTGTTGGCCGGTGGGATCGCGGTCGTGCAGATCGTGCCGAGCTTCTCGATCGGCTGGGCCCGTCACATCCTCGGGATCGCGCTGATCGTGCTGGCGATCCTGATCGCCGCGACCAGCTACACCCGTTGGGAGCGCCGGGAGCGCGCGATCCGCGAGGGCGCGCCGCTGCCCCCGTCGCTGCTGCCCCGCCTGGTCGGCCTGGGCATCTCCGCCGTCATGATCAGCGCCATGGTGTTCATCCTGGTCGACGTGGCCCGAGGCCGCCGATGA
- a CDS encoding acyl-CoA dehydrogenase — protein MPPGGSAESVIFSRRDLDFLLYEWLDVTALTARERFAEHDRETFDALLDLAEQVATEHFYPHLRRSDLNEPTFDGERVHLIPEIGAAVDVFAKTGLIAATMDAEVGGAQLPVVVADACFSWLMAANVSTFSYPFLTIGNSNLLLAHGSPEQVDAYVRPQLDGRFHGTMCLSEPQAGSSLSDIITRAEPRPDGSYRVFGNKMWISAGEHELGENIVHLVLAKIPGGPAGVKGISLFVVPKFLVNTDGSVGERNDVVLAGLNHKMGYRGTTNTLLNFGEGKYTPGGEPGAIGYLVGQPHQGLSYMFTMMNEARIKVGAGAMALGYTGYLKSLKYAKERPQGRPPAGKDARAPQIPIIEHADVRRMLLAQKSYVEGALALVLYAGKLLDDERTAPTAEERDRAHLLLDTLTPIVKSWPSQWCLEANNLAIQIHGGYGYTREYDVELHFRDNRLNPIHEGTHGIQGLDLLGRKVALRGGAGLAALAEAVNATVSTATAAGGELAELAGQLGATVERIVEVTAKLWGTGDPDVTLANASVYLEAVGHTVIAWLWLEQALAAAGRQGPFYDGKRAAARFFYRYELPRTAPQLDLLASLDRTTLDTDPAWL, from the coding sequence ATGCCGCCAGGTGGCAGTGCCGAGTCTGTGATCTTCTCGCGGCGGGATCTGGACTTCCTGCTGTACGAGTGGCTCGACGTGACGGCGCTGACGGCGCGGGAACGGTTCGCCGAGCACGACCGGGAGACGTTCGACGCGCTCCTCGACCTCGCCGAGCAGGTCGCGACCGAGCACTTCTACCCGCACCTGCGCCGCTCGGACCTCAACGAGCCGACGTTCGACGGCGAGCGGGTGCACCTGATCCCCGAGATCGGGGCGGCCGTCGACGTGTTCGCGAAGACCGGGCTGATCGCCGCCACGATGGATGCCGAGGTCGGCGGCGCGCAGCTGCCCGTGGTGGTCGCGGACGCCTGCTTCTCGTGGCTGATGGCGGCCAACGTCTCGACGTTCAGCTATCCGTTCCTGACGATCGGCAACTCGAACCTGCTGCTCGCGCACGGCAGCCCCGAGCAGGTCGACGCCTACGTCCGCCCGCAGCTCGACGGCCGCTTCCACGGCACGATGTGCCTGTCGGAGCCGCAGGCCGGGTCGTCGCTGTCGGACATCATCACCAGGGCCGAGCCACGCCCGGACGGCAGCTACCGGGTCTTCGGCAACAAGATGTGGATCTCGGCCGGCGAGCACGAGCTGGGCGAGAACATCGTCCATCTGGTGCTGGCGAAGATCCCCGGCGGCCCGGCGGGCGTCAAGGGCATCAGCCTGTTCGTCGTCCCGAAGTTCCTGGTGAACACGGACGGCTCCGTCGGCGAGCGCAACGACGTCGTCCTCGCCGGCCTGAACCACAAGATGGGCTACCGCGGCACCACCAACACGCTGCTGAACTTCGGCGAGGGCAAGTACACCCCCGGCGGCGAGCCGGGCGCGATCGGCTACCTGGTCGGCCAGCCGCACCAGGGCCTCTCGTACATGTTCACGATGATGAACGAGGCCAGGATCAAGGTCGGCGCGGGCGCGATGGCGCTCGGCTACACCGGCTACCTGAAGTCGCTGAAGTACGCCAAGGAGCGCCCGCAGGGCCGCCCGCCGGCCGGCAAGGACGCCCGCGCCCCGCAGATCCCCATCATCGAGCACGCGGACGTGCGGCGGATGCTGCTCGCGCAGAAGTCGTACGTGGAGGGGGCGCTCGCGCTGGTCCTCTACGCCGGGAAGCTGCTGGACGACGAGCGGACCGCGCCGACCGCCGAGGAGCGCGACCGGGCCCACCTGCTGCTGGACACGCTCACCCCGATCGTGAAGAGCTGGCCGTCGCAGTGGTGCCTGGAGGCCAACAACCTCGCGATCCAGATCCACGGCGGCTACGGCTACACCCGTGAGTACGACGTCGAGCTGCACTTCCGCGACAACCGGCTGAACCCGATCCACGAGGGCACGCACGGCATTCAGGGCCTGGACCTGCTGGGACGCAAGGTGGCGCTGCGGGGCGGCGCGGGACTGGCCGCGCTGGCCGAGGCGGTGAACGCGACCGTGTCCACGGCGACGGCCGCGGGCGGCGAGCTCGCCGAGCTCGCCGGCCAGCTCGGCGCGACCGTCGAGCGCATCGTGGAGGTCACGGCGAAGCTGTGGGGCACGGGCGACCCCGACGTCACGCTGGCCAACGCGAGCGTCTACCTCGAGGCGGTCGGCCACACCGTGATCGCCTGGCTCTGGCTGGAGCAGGCGCTCGCCGCCGCCGGCAGGCAGGGGCCGTTCTACGACGGCAAGCGCGCGGCCGCCCGCTTCTTCTACCGGTACGAGCTGCCGAGGACCGCGCCCCAGCTCGACCTGCTCGCGAGCCTCGACCGCACCACCCTCGACACCGACCCCGCCTGGCTGTAG